The Coffea eugenioides isolate CCC68of chromosome 8, Ceug_1.0, whole genome shotgun sequence genome has a segment encoding these proteins:
- the LOC113779975 gene encoding uncharacterized protein At4g17910 isoform X2 has product MDSNLRSFNPNKQLKEQFVSNLTGSSMLELFVVITTFSCLVLLRRTFGCDIMVGHNATEASMKKNDEVVGYKSLRAFVAVMVVDFFFILAPFTLFLTVLSEWIYLIATSLILLLLISFSARRFRSSSFQESGVFSFRANISSYRVAMMLATCLCILAVDFKIFPRKYAKTETYGTGLMDLGVGSFVLVNSLVSQQARGNSIVTLRSTIRSCSPLILLGFARLFFTSGVDYQVHVGEYGVHWNFFFTLAGVSILTSVINVPSRYCGLLGFFVLVGYQFFLSHGLNDYLLSDKRGADIISQNKEGIFSMIGYWGIYLVGVQLGSLLLFGNHGEVMRSADKGGSITVWVLCIFFWLLTLYLDWHVERVSRRMVLAILTLSDYIPGNRISILEEAFNRNLLASFLLANVLTGLVNLSIDTLFVSPATALAILLLYQFTLCAFVGCAYFFGVKLKFW; this is encoded by the exons ATGGATTCCAATCTCAGATCCTTCAACCCTAACAAGCAGCTGAAAGAACA ATTTGTGAGCAATTTGACTGGCTCGTCTATGCTCGAGCTCTTCGTTGTTATTACAACATTCTCC TGTTTGGTACTTCTAAGACGAACCTTTGGCTGTGATATCATGGTTG GTCATAATGCCACAGAAGCCTCtatgaagaaaaatgatgaagttGTTGGATATAAGAGCCTGAGGGCTTTTGTTGCTGTGATGGTTGTAGATTTCTTCTTCATCCTTGCCCCATTTACTTTATTTCTTACT GTTTTGTCTGAATGGATATATTTGATTGCAACTTCGCTGATCTTGTTGCTGCTTATCTCTTTTTCAGCTAGAAG ATTTAGATCTTCTTCTTTTCAGGAAAGTGGTGTCTTTTCTTTTAGGGCAAACATCTCATCTTACCGGGTTGCTATG ATGCTTGCCACGTGCTTGTGTATTTTGGCTGTTGACTTCAAAATATTTCCTAGAAAATATGCTAAAACAGAGACCTATGGCACTGGTTTG ATGGATCTTGGGGTGGGCTCATTTGTTTTAGTCAATTCCCTGGTTTCACAACAGGCACGAGGCAATTCAATAGT GACACTCAGAAGTACAATCCGCTCATGTAGTCCTCTAATTCTTCTTGGATTTGCCCGACTGTTTTTTACCTCTGGCGTTGATTATCAG GTTCATGTCGGGGAATATGGAGTGCACTGGAATTTCTTTTTTACGCTTGCTGGTGTGTCAATCCTGACATCGGTGATAAATGTTCCTTCAAGATACTGTGGGCTTCTGGGTTTCTTTGTTTTAGTGG GATATCAATTCTTTCTGTCACATGGGCTAAACGATTACTTGCTCTCTGATAAAAGAGGGGCAGACATTATTAGTCAAAACAAGGAAGGGATATTCAGCATGATTG GATATTGGGGCATATATCTTGTTGGTGTACAATTGGGCAGCCTTCTTTTATTTGGGAATCATGGCGAGGTTATGAGAAGTGCCGATAAGGGGGGAAGCATTACAGTTTGGGTGCTTTGTATTTTCTTCTG GTTGTTGACTTTATATCTAGATTGGCATGTGGAGAGAGTATCTCGCAGAATG GTACTAGCCATATTAACACTTTCTGATTATATACCTGGAAATAGAATTTCCATTCTGGAAGAAGCATTTAACCGAAACCTATTGGCATCTTTTCTTCTG GCTAATGTGCTGACGGGGTTAGTGAACTTGTCCATTGACACGCTCTTTGTTTCACCAGCCACTGCCCTTGCCATCCTGCTTCTTTATCAATTTACTTTATGTGCTTTCGTTGGATGTGCATACTTCTTTGGCGtcaagttgaaattttggtaG
- the LOC113779975 gene encoding uncharacterized protein At4g17910 isoform X1, producing MDSNLRSFNPNKQLKEQFVSNLTGSSMLELFVVITTFSCLVLLRRTFGCDIMVGHNATEASMKKNDEVVGYKSLRAFVAVMVVDFFFILAPFTLFLTVLSEWIYLIATSLILLLLISFSARRFRSSSFQESGVFSFRANISSYRVAMMLATCLCILAVDFKIFPRKYAKTETYGTGLMDLGVGSFVLVNSLVSQQARGNSIVTLRSTIRSCSPLILLGFARLFFTSGVDYQVHVGEYGVHWNFFFTLAGVSILTSVINVPSRYCGLLGFFVLVGYQFFLSHGLNDYLLSDKRGADIISQNKEGIFSMIGYWGIYLVGVQLGSLLLFGNHGEVMRSADKGGSITVWVLCIFFWLLTLYLDWHVERVSRRMCNLAYVTLVLALNLQVLAILTLSDYIPGNRISILEEAFNRNLLASFLLANVLTGLVNLSIDTLFVSPATALAILLLYQFTLCAFVGCAYFFGVKLKFW from the exons ATGGATTCCAATCTCAGATCCTTCAACCCTAACAAGCAGCTGAAAGAACA ATTTGTGAGCAATTTGACTGGCTCGTCTATGCTCGAGCTCTTCGTTGTTATTACAACATTCTCC TGTTTGGTACTTCTAAGACGAACCTTTGGCTGTGATATCATGGTTG GTCATAATGCCACAGAAGCCTCtatgaagaaaaatgatgaagttGTTGGATATAAGAGCCTGAGGGCTTTTGTTGCTGTGATGGTTGTAGATTTCTTCTTCATCCTTGCCCCATTTACTTTATTTCTTACT GTTTTGTCTGAATGGATATATTTGATTGCAACTTCGCTGATCTTGTTGCTGCTTATCTCTTTTTCAGCTAGAAG ATTTAGATCTTCTTCTTTTCAGGAAAGTGGTGTCTTTTCTTTTAGGGCAAACATCTCATCTTACCGGGTTGCTATG ATGCTTGCCACGTGCTTGTGTATTTTGGCTGTTGACTTCAAAATATTTCCTAGAAAATATGCTAAAACAGAGACCTATGGCACTGGTTTG ATGGATCTTGGGGTGGGCTCATTTGTTTTAGTCAATTCCCTGGTTTCACAACAGGCACGAGGCAATTCAATAGT GACACTCAGAAGTACAATCCGCTCATGTAGTCCTCTAATTCTTCTTGGATTTGCCCGACTGTTTTTTACCTCTGGCGTTGATTATCAG GTTCATGTCGGGGAATATGGAGTGCACTGGAATTTCTTTTTTACGCTTGCTGGTGTGTCAATCCTGACATCGGTGATAAATGTTCCTTCAAGATACTGTGGGCTTCTGGGTTTCTTTGTTTTAGTGG GATATCAATTCTTTCTGTCACATGGGCTAAACGATTACTTGCTCTCTGATAAAAGAGGGGCAGACATTATTAGTCAAAACAAGGAAGGGATATTCAGCATGATTG GATATTGGGGCATATATCTTGTTGGTGTACAATTGGGCAGCCTTCTTTTATTTGGGAATCATGGCGAGGTTATGAGAAGTGCCGATAAGGGGGGAAGCATTACAGTTTGGGTGCTTTGTATTTTCTTCTG GTTGTTGACTTTATATCTAGATTGGCATGTGGAGAGAGTATCTCGCAGAATG TGCAACCTGGCATATGTCACTTTGGTATTGGCTCTAAATCTACag GTACTAGCCATATTAACACTTTCTGATTATATACCTGGAAATAGAATTTCCATTCTGGAAGAAGCATTTAACCGAAACCTATTGGCATCTTTTCTTCTG GCTAATGTGCTGACGGGGTTAGTGAACTTGTCCATTGACACGCTCTTTGTTTCACCAGCCACTGCCCTTGCCATCCTGCTTCTTTATCAATTTACTTTATGTGCTTTCGTTGGATGTGCATACTTCTTTGGCGtcaagttgaaattttggtaG
- the LOC113780016 gene encoding RING-H2 finger protein ATL29, whose translation MSNDGSLRQSVPTPESYSTPPITIVITIILLVFFFVGFFALYFCRCFMQNLILSWHLRHSPAATPIVPTHPQDNPGIDPKIIQSFPAFTYSSVKDYRKEKYGLECAICLVEFGDDDLLRLLTTCCHVFHQECIDLWLEKHKTCPVCRRRLDESPEKSPISFTNTMRLINENESLPESVSITVKDETEDERGGSDRGERRTSATAADHVLVERRNNNTELERFSRSHSTGHSIVRTKGSEDQDRFTLRLPEQVQEKIIKGHNTSRSCTVFGEYRSQETTRNGGFGEVSGLSGADINKD comes from the coding sequence ATGTCAAATGATGGCTCTCTCCGGCAATCAGTTCCAACACCAGAATCATACAGCACTCCACCAATTACCATAGTCATAACAATCATTCTTCTTGTGTTTTTCTTTGTGGGATTTTTCGCATTATACTTTTGTAGATGTTTCATGCAGAATCTAATCCTCTCTTGGCACCTTCGTCATAGTCCTGCAGCCACGCCTATCGTTCCAACACATCCACAAGACAACCCTGGGATTGATCCCAAAATCATACAATCTTTCCCTGCATTCACCTATTCCAGTGTTAAAGATTATAGGAAGGAAAAATATGGGCTAGAATGTGCCATCTGTTTAGTTGAGTTTGGAGATGATGATCTTCTTCGACTTTTGACAACATGTTGTCACGTTTTTCATCAAGAATGCATTGATCTATGGCTTGAGAAACACAAAACTTGTCCCGTATGTCGAAGAAGGCTCGATGAATCGCCCGAGAAGTCCCCGATATCATTCACGAATACCATGCGTCTCATAAACGAAAATGAGTCATTGCCTGAAAGTGTTTCCATCACAGTAAAGGATGAAACTGAAGATGAAAGAGGAGGCAGCGATCGCGGCGAAAGGAGGACTTCTGCTACGGCTGCTGATCACGTTCTAGTTGAAAGGCGGAACAATAATACTGAGCTGGAGAGATTTTCAAGATCACATTCAACAGGACATTCAATAGTTAGGACTAAAGGATCAGAAGATCAGGATAGGTTTACTTTGAGATTGCCAGAGcaagttcaagaaaaaattattaAGGGACATAATACAAGCAGAAGTTGCACAgtttttggagaatatagaAGCCAAGAAACCACAAGAAATGGTGGTTTTGGTGAAGTTTCAGGGCTATCTGGTGCAGACATCAACAAAGATTGA
- the LOC113781231 gene encoding zinc finger CCCH domain-containing protein 12: protein MDYHRDSGFSSGNVVQVLSGSSGNGVAGNWGRGSVDQAAWATEDDYRVWNRETSVEINSNSNYDGRQSQSFSGGEPPNKKSRSSQMEDLTASSRSKAIGKMFYKTKLCCKFRAGTCPYVTNCNFAHSIEELRKPPPNWQEIVAAHEEERAASMEPREEFQIPSLVGGAESQRSYKGRHCKKFYTEEGCPYGDNCTFLHDEQSKARESEAISLGPGMGGGYAGNPTGTNLKPSNWKTRICNKWELTGYCPFGSKCHFAHGAEELHQFGGGPVESEVPTTPSDTKQVAVPSKVVADAVVGSVTPVPHSDSYHVGVPAQKLSNVIQKTGQKPHLKWKGPDKISKIYGDWIDDLE from the exons ATGGATTACCATAGAGATAGTGGATTTTCTAGTGGAAATGTTGTGCAAGTACTCTCTGGAAGTTCTGGAAATGGGGTTGCTGGGAACTGGGGTCGAGGGTCAGTTGATCAGGCTGCTTGGGCGACAGAAGATGATTATAGGGTGTGGAATCGGGAAACATCAGTTGAGATAAACTCAAATTCTAATTATGATGGACGGCAATCCCAATCATTTTCCGGAGGTGAACCCCCAAATAAAAAATCTAGAAGTTCCCAAATGGAGGATTTGACGGCTTCGAGTCGATCAAAGGCTATAGGGAAGATGTTCTATAAAACTAAATTATGCTGCAAATTTCGAGCTGGGACTTGTCCGTACGTGACCAATTGTAACTTTGCACACAGTATTGAAGAACTTAGGAAACCACCTCCAAATTGGCAAGAAATTGTGGCTGCCCATGAGGAAGAAAGGGCAGCATCAATGGAGCCGAGGGAAGAATTTCAGATACCATCACTTGTAGGTGGTGCAGAGTCTCAGAGGTCTTACAAAGGGCGACACTGCAAGAAGTTTTATACTGAAGAGGGCTGTCCATATGGTGATAATTGCACATTTCTTCATGATGAGCAGTCGAAAGCTCGAGAAAGTGAGGCAATAAGTTTGGGTCCAGGTATGGGGGGTGGGTATGCTGGTAATCCAACTGGGACAAATTTGAAGCCTTCAAATTGGAAAACAAGGATTTGCAACAAGTGGGAATTGACTGGGTATTGTCCTTTTGGAAGCAAGTGTCATTTTGCTCATGGAGCCGAAG AGCTGCATCAGTTTGGTGGGGGGCCTGTAGAATCAGAAGTGCCTACAACACCCTCGGACACAAAGCAAGTAGCAGTGCCTTCAAAAGTTGTGGCTGATGCTGTTGTTGGATCTGTAACTCCTGTACCTCATTCAGATAGTTATCATGTTGGAGTTCCAGCTCAAAAGTTGTCTAATGTGATACAGAAGACTGGGCAGAAACCCCATCTAAAGTGGAAGGGTCCAGACAAAATCAGTAAAATATACGGCGACTGGATTGATGATCTCGAGTAG
- the LOC113779797 gene encoding cinnamoyl-CoA reductase-like SNL6, whose translation MASRTVCVMDASGRLGSTLVDRLLKRGYTVHAAVQTEGDLASFSGLANDNKNLKVFHSDPFDYHSVVDALKGCSCLFYTFEPPQDHSIYDENMVEVEVRAAHNVVEACDQTDTMEKVVFTSSATAVIWRDHQISDSSAELDEKSWSEINFCRKFKLWHALSKTLAEKTAWALAMDRGVSMVSINAGLLMAPDLSIRNPYLKGAAEMYENGLLATVDLDFLVDAHICVSEDISTYGRYLCFNHVITNTEDAVKLAKLSTASASESQSHDEAKVNERMIQQRISNKKLNKVMVDFDCGSQLVD comes from the exons ATGGCATCGCGTACTGTTTGTGTCATGGATGCCTCTGGACGTTTAGGTTCAACCTTAGTCGACAGGCTGCTGAAAAGAGGATACACTGTCCATGCTGCTGTTCAAACTGAag GGGATTTGGCATCATTTAGTGGATTAGCAAATGACAACAAGAATTTGAAGGTGTTTCACTCGGACCCTTTTGACTATCATAGCGTGGTTGATGCTTTAAAGGgttgttcttgtttgttttaCACGTTCGAGCCTCCGCAGGATCATTCCATATATGAT GAAAATATGGTTGAAGTGGAGGTTAGAGCAGCACACAATGTAGTGGAAGCATGTGATCAGACAGACACCATGGAAAAAGTTGTTTTTACATCCTCAGCCACAGCAGTCATCTGGAGGGATCATCAGATATCAGATTCATCTGCAGAGTTGGATGAGAAAAGTTGGAGTGAAATCAACTTTTGTCGTAAATTCAAG CTATGGCATGCGCTGTCGAAAACGCTGGCAGAGAAAACTGCTTGGGCCTTGGCAATGGACAGAGGAGTAAGCATGGTGTCTATCAATGCAGGATTATTGATGGCTCCTGATTTGTCAATCAGAAACCCTTATCTAAAAGGGGCGGCAGAGATGTATGAAAATGGGCTGTTAGCAACTGTGGATTTAGATTTCTTGGTGGATGCTCACATCTGTGTTTCTGAAGACATCTCAACGTATGGTCGATATTTATGCTTTAATCATGTAATTACAAACACAGAAGATGCTGTTAAACTAGCAAAATTATCGACAGCTTCAGCTTCAGAGTCTCAAAG TCATGATGAGGCCAAAGTCAACGAAAGGATGATTCAACAGAGAATAAGCAACAAGAAACTGAACAAAGTAATGGTTGATTTCGACTGTGGATCCCAGCTGGTTGACTGA